Proteins from a genomic interval of Erwinia sp. SLM-02:
- a CDS encoding glycine zipper 2TM domain-containing protein, which translates to MNKSMLAGIGIGVAAALGVAAVASMNVFDRGPQFAQVLSATPIKETMKTPRQECRNVTLTHRRAVQDENRIAGSVLGAVAGGVLGHQFGGGRGRDVATVAGALAGGYGGNQVQGALQDRDTYTTTEQRCKTVYDKQDKMMGYDVTYKIGDQQGKIRMDNDPGTRIPLDGNGQLVLNNKA; encoded by the coding sequence GTGAATAAATCAATGTTAGCCGGTATTGGGATCGGTGTGGCGGCCGCCCTGGGCGTTGCTGCCGTTGCCAGTATGAACGTGTTCGATCGCGGCCCGCAGTTTGCACAGGTATTGTCCGCCACGCCAATTAAAGAAACGATGAAAACGCCGCGTCAGGAATGCCGCAATGTCACGCTGACGCACCGCCGTGCCGTGCAGGATGAGAACCGTATCGCCGGTTCCGTGCTGGGTGCGGTGGCCGGTGGCGTACTGGGCCACCAGTTCGGTGGCGGGCGCGGGCGTGATGTGGCGACCGTGGCGGGTGCTCTGGCCGGTGGTTACGGTGGTAATCAGGTGCAGGGTGCGCTGCAGGATCGCGATACTTACACCACGACCGAGCAGCGTTGCAAAACCGTCTATGATAAGCAGGACAAGATGATGGGTTACGACGTGACCTATAAGATTGGCGATCAGCAGGGTAAGATCCGTATGGATAACGATCCCGGCACGCGCATTCCGCTGGACGGCAACGGTCAGCTGGTGTTGAACAATAAGGCCTGA
- the mfd gene encoding transcription-repair coupling factor, with protein sequence MPENYRYTLPSRAGDQRLLGQLTGAACAVECAEIVERHAGPVLLIAPDMQNALRLQDEIRQFTEQPVMTLADWETLPFDSFSPHQEIISSRLSTLYQLPSLTHGILILPVNTLMQRVCPHSFLHGHALVMSKGQKLSRDTLRAQLEQAGYRSVDQVMEHGEYATRGALLDLYPMGSDRPYRIDFFDDEIDSLRLFDVDTQRTQEEVSAINLLPAHEFPTDKNAIELFRSQWREQFDVRREPEHIYQQVSKGTLPAGIEYWQPLFFDKPLPALFSYLPASTLLVVAGDLEGSAERFWLDVNTRFDNRKVDPMRPLLAPPTLWLRSDELFAELKNWPRIQLRTDLLADKAANTNLHYQPLPDLAVQAQAKSPLEALRKFLESFSGSVVFSVESEGRRETLQELLARIKLKPKPIRSLKEAVQPGHYLLIGASEHGFIDGLRNLALICESDLLGERVSRRRQDSKRTINPDVLIRNLAELHPGQPVVHLEHGVGRYIGLTTLETGGITAEYLMLAYAGDAKLYVPVSSLHLISRYAGGAEENAPLHKLGSDAWSRARQKAAEKVRDVAAELLDIYAQREAKKGFAFRHDREQYQLFCDGFPFETTPDQAQAINAVLSDMCQPLAMDRLVCGDVGFGKTEVAMRAAFLAVENHKQVAVLVPTTLLAQQHYDNFRDRFANWPVRIEMLSRFRTAKEQALVQAEAGEGKVDILIGTHKLLQNDIKWHDLGLLIVDEEHRFGVRHKERIKAMRADVDILTLTATPIPRTLNMAMSGMRDLSIIATPPARRLAVKTFVREYDDLVVREAILREVLRGGQVYYLYNDVENIEKAAQRLSTLVPEARVAIGHGQMRERELERVMNDFHHQRFNVLVCTTIIETGIDIPTANTIIIERADHFGLAQLHQLRGRVGRSHHQAYAWLLTPHPKAMTVDAHKRLEAIASLEDLGAGFALATHDLEIRGAGELLGEGQSGQMETIGFSLYMELLENAVNALKEGREPSLEDLTSSQTEIELRMPSLLPDDFIPDVNTRLSFYKRIASAQQQGELDDLKVELIDRFGLLPDAARNLLDIAALRLVAQKLGVRKIEASDNGGYVEFAEKNKVDPIWLIGLLQKEPKHWRLDGPTRLKFIRDLADRKVRMKWVQEFMQRMLENVG encoded by the coding sequence ATGCCTGAAAACTATCGTTATACGCTTCCCTCGCGCGCCGGGGATCAGCGACTGCTGGGACAACTGACCGGCGCGGCCTGCGCCGTTGAGTGCGCTGAAATTGTGGAACGCCATGCGGGGCCGGTACTGTTGATTGCACCGGATATGCAAAATGCCCTGCGGCTACAGGATGAAATCCGTCAGTTTACGGAACAGCCGGTGATGACGCTGGCGGACTGGGAAACGCTGCCGTTCGACAGTTTTTCGCCGCATCAGGAAATCATCTCTTCGCGCCTCTCTACGCTGTATCAGCTCCCCTCGCTGACCCACGGTATTCTCATCCTGCCGGTCAATACCCTGATGCAGCGCGTATGTCCCCACAGTTTCCTGCACGGCCATGCGCTGGTGATGAGCAAGGGGCAAAAGCTGTCCCGCGATACGCTGCGTGCTCAGCTTGAACAGGCAGGCTACCGCAGCGTTGACCAGGTGATGGAACACGGTGAATATGCCACGCGCGGCGCGCTGCTGGACCTGTATCCGATGGGCAGCGACCGCCCGTATCGTATCGACTTTTTTGATGACGAAATCGACAGCCTGCGCCTGTTTGATGTCGATACGCAGCGAACGCAGGAAGAAGTTTCCGCCATTAATCTGCTTCCGGCACATGAATTTCCTACCGATAAAAATGCCATTGAGCTGTTCCGCAGCCAGTGGCGCGAGCAGTTCGACGTGCGCCGTGAACCGGAACATATCTATCAGCAGGTGAGTAAAGGCACCCTTCCCGCCGGGATTGAATACTGGCAGCCGCTGTTTTTCGATAAACCCCTGCCCGCGCTGTTCAGCTACCTGCCCGCCAGCACGCTGCTGGTGGTGGCTGGCGATCTGGAGGGCAGCGCCGAGCGGTTCTGGCTGGATGTGAATACGCGCTTTGATAACCGTAAGGTCGACCCGATGCGCCCCCTGCTGGCGCCGCCCACGCTGTGGCTGCGCAGCGATGAGCTGTTTGCCGAACTGAAAAACTGGCCGCGCATTCAGCTGCGCACCGATCTGCTGGCGGATAAAGCGGCGAATACCAACCTGCACTATCAGCCGCTGCCGGACCTGGCGGTGCAGGCGCAGGCGAAATCTCCGCTGGAGGCGCTACGCAAGTTCCTGGAGTCCTTCAGCGGCTCGGTGGTGTTCTCCGTTGAGAGCGAAGGTCGCCGCGAGACGCTGCAGGAGCTGCTGGCCCGCATCAAGCTGAAGCCTAAACCCATTCGTTCGCTGAAAGAGGCCGTTCAGCCGGGTCATTACCTGCTGATTGGCGCCAGCGAACACGGCTTTATTGACGGGTTGCGCAATCTGGCGCTGATTTGCGAGAGCGATCTGCTGGGCGAACGCGTCAGCCGCCGCCGCCAGGACAGTAAGCGAACCATCAACCCCGACGTGCTGATCCGCAACCTGGCCGAGCTGCACCCCGGTCAGCCGGTGGTTCACCTGGAGCACGGCGTCGGGCGCTACATCGGCCTGACCACGCTGGAAACCGGCGGCATCACGGCGGAATACCTGATGCTGGCCTATGCCGGGGACGCGAAGCTTTACGTGCCGGTATCGTCGCTGCATCTGATCAGCCGCTACGCCGGCGGCGCCGAGGAAAACGCGCCGCTGCACAAGCTGGGTAGCGATGCCTGGTCGCGCGCCCGTCAAAAAGCCGCTGAAAAGGTGCGAGACGTCGCCGCCGAGCTGCTGGATATTTATGCCCAGCGTGAGGCGAAAAAAGGCTTTGCCTTCCGCCATGACCGTGAACAGTATCAGCTGTTCTGCGACGGCTTCCCATTTGAAACGACGCCGGACCAGGCCCAGGCCATCAATGCGGTGCTGAGCGATATGTGCCAGCCGCTGGCGATGGATCGTCTGGTCTGTGGTGACGTGGGCTTTGGTAAAACCGAAGTGGCAATGCGCGCCGCCTTTCTTGCCGTTGAAAACCACAAGCAGGTGGCGGTCCTGGTCCCGACCACCCTGCTGGCGCAGCAGCACTATGATAACTTCCGCGATCGCTTTGCCAACTGGCCGGTACGCATTGAAATGCTCTCCCGCTTCCGTACCGCGAAGGAACAGGCGCTGGTGCAGGCAGAAGCCGGGGAAGGTAAAGTCGATATTCTGATCGGCACGCACAAGCTGCTGCAGAATGATATTAAATGGCACGATCTCGGCCTGTTGATCGTCGATGAGGAACACCGTTTCGGCGTACGTCACAAAGAGCGCATCAAAGCGATGCGCGCCGACGTCGATATTCTGACCCTGACCGCCACGCCGATCCCCCGCACGCTGAATATGGCGATGAGCGGCATGCGCGATCTCTCTATTATCGCTACCCCACCGGCGCGCCGCCTGGCGGTGAAAACCTTCGTTCGCGAATATGACGATCTGGTCGTGCGCGAGGCGATCCTACGTGAGGTGCTGCGCGGCGGGCAGGTCTATTACCTGTATAACGATGTTGAAAATATTGAGAAGGCGGCACAGCGCTTATCCACGCTGGTACCGGAGGCGCGGGTCGCCATCGGCCACGGTCAGATGCGCGAACGCGAGCTGGAACGGGTGATGAACGACTTCCATCACCAGCGCTTCAACGTACTGGTCTGTACCACCATTATTGAAACCGGTATCGATATTCCTACGGCCAACACCATCATCATTGAGCGCGCCGATCATTTTGGTCTGGCACAGCTGCACCAGCTGCGCGGCCGCGTGGGTCGTTCACATCATCAGGCCTATGCCTGGCTGCTGACGCCGCATCCTAAAGCGATGACCGTTGATGCCCATAAGCGCCTGGAAGCCATCGCTTCGCTGGAAGACTTGGGTGCCGGTTTTGCGCTGGCAACGCACGATCTGGAGATCCGCGGTGCCGGTGAACTGCTGGGTGAAGGCCAGAGTGGGCAGATGGAGACGATTGGCTTCTCGCTGTATATGGAGCTGCTGGAAAATGCGGTCAACGCACTGAAAGAAGGGCGTGAACCGTCGCTGGAGGACCTGACCAGCAGCCAGACCGAAATTGAGCTGCGCATGCCGTCGCTGCTGCCGGACGATTTTATTCCGGACGTGAATACCCGCCTTTCTTTCTACAAGCGCATAGCCAGCGCCCAGCAGCAGGGCGAGCTGGATGACCTCAAGGTTGAGCTGATCGATCGTTTCGGCTTACTGCCGGATGCGGCACGCAATCTGCTGGATATCGCGGCCCTGCGGCTGGTGGCTCAGAAGCTGGGCGTACGCAAGATTGAAGCCAGCGATAACGGCGGCTACGTTGAGTTTGCCGAGAAGAATAAGGTGGATCCGATATGGCTGATTGGGCTGCTGCAGAAGGAGCCGAAGCACTGGCGTCTTGATGGCCCGACGCGCCTGAAGTTTATCCGCGATCTGGCGGATCGTAAGGTGCGGATGAAGTGGGTGCAGGAGTTTATGCAGCGTATGCTGGAAAACGTGGGCTGA
- the dgcQ gene encoding cellulose biosynthesis regulator diguanylate cyclase DgcQ: MSLHKGSRFFHPKSIVHLCFAIVFLFLTLLTWHEALVLKRTYESNQLARLSAVANNLDNQWQHNLDELAFFHSMLEHSLGDPLATDKSAEFLQQFERVRHTPLWHISPSDTRGVPLNGISDEQLSQFPLFSRSDSQRLADELKAVLEMSLVLKFNQPERDFHYRFWYISRAGFYLSSTLPDARSNHSLENFSAVAHRPYFTELDPQVNPQRKTLWSGPYDSTDNEGRVVTVARPVDKNGYWYGVLAMDFSTQQIRDYLQQALTTRQEGGVMLVGQRFNLIAWSDGSQLEEYRLHKPQLAQLIEQSAGSHSGTMRFDGRFVSWVRLQYFNGMLVNVQTLHEGLLGDSGRVGLVLLLTWLMFSVVVIVSHQTIIRMTGSLLNLQEKLSWRANYDGLTRLLNRTAFFDRAEQLAALNQRQQEPLAIIQLDLDHFKSVNDTWGHSAGDRVLAHAASVIGQALRKTDIAGRVGGEEFCILLPATRLDEAVLVAERIRRKLAAKELLVGKHQTLKVTASLGVSSSEETGDYQVDSLQSVADRRLYLAKQDGRNCVRHRD, encoded by the coding sequence GTGAGTTTGCACAAAGGATCACGCTTCTTTCACCCTAAAAGTATCGTACATCTGTGCTTTGCGATCGTTTTTCTGTTCTTAACGCTGTTAACCTGGCATGAAGCGCTGGTGTTAAAGCGAACCTATGAGTCTAATCAGCTGGCCCGGCTGAGCGCGGTGGCGAACAACCTGGATAACCAGTGGCAGCATAACCTGGATGAGCTGGCCTTTTTTCACAGCATGCTCGAGCATTCACTCGGCGATCCGCTCGCGACCGATAAATCGGCTGAGTTTTTGCAGCAGTTCGAACGCGTTCGGCACACCCCGCTCTGGCATATCAGCCCCAGCGATACCCGCGGCGTGCCGCTTAACGGTATCTCCGATGAACAGCTGAGTCAGTTTCCGCTTTTCAGCCGTTCCGACTCGCAGCGGCTGGCTGACGAGCTGAAAGCGGTGCTGGAGATGAGCCTGGTCCTCAAATTTAATCAGCCGGAACGCGATTTCCACTACCGCTTCTGGTACATCTCACGCGCCGGGTTTTACCTCAGTTCCACCCTGCCGGATGCCCGCAGCAATCATTCCCTGGAAAACTTCTCCGCCGTGGCGCATCGGCCCTATTTCACCGAGCTTGATCCGCAGGTGAATCCGCAGCGTAAGACCCTGTGGTCCGGCCCGTATGACTCAACGGATAACGAAGGCCGGGTGGTGACGGTGGCCCGCCCGGTGGACAAAAACGGCTACTGGTATGGCGTGCTGGCGATGGATTTTTCCACGCAGCAAATCAGGGACTATCTGCAGCAGGCGTTGACCACGCGGCAGGAAGGGGGCGTGATGCTGGTCGGGCAACGGTTCAACCTGATTGCCTGGTCAGACGGCAGCCAGCTGGAAGAGTACCGTCTGCATAAGCCGCAGCTGGCCCAGCTTATCGAGCAGTCCGCCGGAAGCCACAGCGGCACCATGCGCTTTGACGGGCGTTTTGTCAGCTGGGTACGCCTGCAGTATTTCAACGGGATGCTGGTCAATGTGCAGACCCTGCATGAAGGGCTGCTGGGCGACAGCGGCCGTGTCGGGCTGGTGCTGCTGCTGACGTGGCTGATGTTCAGCGTGGTGGTCATCGTTTCCCACCAGACGATTATTCGCATGACCGGCAGCCTGCTTAACCTGCAGGAAAAGCTCAGCTGGCGGGCGAACTACGATGGACTGACGCGGCTTCTGAATCGAACCGCGTTCTTTGACCGGGCGGAACAGCTGGCGGCGCTCAACCAGCGCCAGCAGGAGCCGCTCGCCATCATCCAGCTCGACCTCGATCATTTCAAATCGGTTAACGATACCTGGGGCCATAGCGCCGGCGATCGGGTGCTGGCCCACGCCGCATCGGTCATCGGCCAGGCGCTGCGGAAAACGGATATCGCCGGACGGGTGGGGGGCGAAGAGTTCTGTATTCTGCTGCCGGCAACCCGGCTCGATGAAGCCGTGCTGGTCGCAGAACGCATTCGCCGCAAGCTGGCGGCAAAAGAGCTGCTGGTGGGCAAACATCAAACGCTGAAGGTAACTGCGTCGCTGGGGGTGAGCAGCAGCGAAGAGACGGGCGACTATCAGGTGGATAGCCTGCAGTCCGTGGCTGACCGCAGGCTGTATCTGGCGAAACAGGACGGACGCAACTGCGTCCGCCACCGTGATTAA
- a CDS encoding glycosyl transferase, which produces MSDFYQNGVITNFHNLTGRSLKELEKDLVRFSRKRKMGLILPSLFSELEGPALNHIVDELAQVPYLAEIVIGLDRADRDQFLHAREFFSRLPQRHRILWNDGPRLKALDAELDKEGLSPSQPGKGRNVWFCTGYTLASDKSACVALHDCDIVTYERGMLARLLYPLANPDFQYEFCKGFYARVADNKLNGRVGRLLVGPLLRSLQKVYGHSEYLDYLSSFRYPLSGEFAMRTHVLNGIKIPGDWGLEIGVLSEIYRNYTTRQSCQVEIADNYDHKHQPLSEEDGTGGLRRMSNDIVQSLLRKMATMGVNITSDSFRVLKATYYRNALDMMEIYNHEAVMNGLKFDQHAEEAAVEMFTQSILEAGQAFIERPNEKPFIPSWSRVQSAFPDIMQRIYQAVEDDNTGDV; this is translated from the coding sequence ATGAGCGATTTTTACCAGAACGGCGTAATAACTAACTTTCATAATCTCACCGGGCGCAGTCTGAAAGAGCTGGAAAAGGATCTGGTACGTTTCTCTCGCAAACGCAAGATGGGGCTGATTCTGCCTTCGCTGTTTTCGGAGCTGGAAGGCCCGGCGCTCAACCATATCGTGGATGAACTGGCGCAGGTGCCCTATCTGGCGGAAATCGTTATTGGGCTGGATCGCGCCGATCGCGATCAGTTTCTTCACGCCCGTGAATTCTTTTCCCGGCTGCCGCAGCGCCACCGGATTTTATGGAACGATGGCCCCCGCCTGAAGGCGCTGGATGCCGAACTCGACAAAGAGGGATTATCGCCCTCACAGCCGGGCAAGGGGCGCAACGTCTGGTTCTGCACCGGCTATACGCTGGCTTCGGATAAATCAGCCTGCGTGGCGCTGCACGACTGCGATATCGTGACCTATGAGCGCGGGATGCTGGCTCGCCTGCTGTATCCGCTGGCTAACCCCGACTTCCAGTATGAATTCTGTAAGGGGTTTTATGCCCGCGTCGCGGATAACAAGCTCAACGGCCGCGTGGGTCGACTGCTGGTTGGCCCGCTGCTGCGCTCGCTGCAGAAGGTGTACGGCCACTCCGAATATCTGGACTACCTCAGCAGCTTCCGCTATCCGCTTTCCGGCGAGTTTGCCATGCGCACTCACGTGCTGAACGGCATTAAAATCCCCGGGGACTGGGGGCTGGAAATCGGCGTGCTGTCTGAGATCTACCGCAACTACACCACCCGTCAGAGCTGCCAGGTGGAGATTGCGGATAATTACGACCATAAACATCAGCCGCTGTCCGAGGAGGATGGCACCGGCGGCCTGCGGCGGATGAGCAATGATATTGTGCAGTCGCTGCTGCGCAAAATGGCCACCATGGGGGTCAATATCACCAGCGATTCCTTCCGGGTGCTAAAGGCCACCTACTATCGCAATGCGCTGGATATGATGGAAATTTACAACCACGAAGCGGTAATGAACGGCCTGAAATTCGACCAGCACGCCGAAGAAGCCGCGGTGGAAATGTTCACCCAGTCGATTCTTGAGGCCGGTCAGGCCTTTATCGAACGCCCTAACGAGAAGCCCTTTATCCCCAGCTGGAGCCGGGTCCAGTCCGCGTTTCCCGATATTATGCAGCGCATCTATCAGGCCGTTGAGGACGATAACACCGGCGATGTTTAA
- a CDS encoding mannosyl-3-phosphoglycerate phosphatase-related protein — MPDLQDPLMIVTDLDGSLLDHHTYSWQPARQWLTRLNEHHIPVVICSSKTAAEIVPLQQELGIDGAPFISENGAVVRFGDDHDGQPPPFSGRDYATICHTLMRLRQHDGFKFTGFADVGEKEIAEWTGLTPALAARAKMREASESLIWRDGHEQFALFRARLDEEGLTLVQGGRFWHVMSKGSGKGAALRWLLERYPSTAASSGRRLITIGLGDGPNDAPMLDSVDYAVVIRGYSKNPVLLERSDKEHIYHSAAWGPEGWVEGLNHFITPS; from the coding sequence ATGCCTGATTTGCAGGATCCCCTGATGATCGTTACCGATCTTGATGGTTCACTGCTCGATCACCATACCTATAGCTGGCAACCCGCCCGGCAGTGGCTTACCCGGCTGAACGAACACCATATACCCGTCGTTATCTGCTCCAGTAAAACCGCCGCTGAGATTGTGCCGCTGCAGCAGGAGCTGGGGATCGACGGGGCACCTTTTATCAGTGAAAACGGCGCCGTCGTGCGTTTCGGCGACGATCATGACGGGCAGCCTCCCCCGTTCAGCGGCCGCGACTATGCCACGATCTGCCATACGCTGATGCGTTTACGCCAGCATGACGGGTTCAAATTTACCGGCTTTGCCGACGTCGGCGAAAAAGAGATCGCGGAGTGGACCGGCCTTACGCCCGCCCTCGCCGCTCGTGCCAAAATGCGTGAGGCGTCGGAAAGCCTGATCTGGCGTGACGGCCACGAGCAGTTTGCGCTTTTCCGTGCGCGTCTGGATGAGGAGGGGCTGACGCTGGTTCAGGGGGGGCGATTCTGGCACGTCATGAGCAAAGGCAGCGGAAAAGGGGCCGCGCTGCGCTGGCTGCTTGAACGCTATCCTTCCACAGCGGCATCGTCCGGCCGGCGCCTCATCACCATTGGCCTGGGCGACGGGCCTAACGATGCCCCCATGCTCGACAGCGTCGATTATGCCGTGGTGATCCGCGGCTACAGTAAGAACCCGGTTCTCCTTGAGCGAAGTGACAAAGAGCATATCTATCACAGTGCCGCCTGGGGACCGGAAGGCTGGGTCGAAGGACTCAACCATTTTATCACTCCATCCTGA
- a CDS encoding YqaE/Pmp3 family membrane protein: MDFIRIVIAILLPPLGVFLQVGLGGAFWLNILLTLCGYIPGIVHAVWVIARR; encoded by the coding sequence ATGGACTTTATACGTATTGTGATTGCGATTCTTTTACCCCCGTTAGGCGTCTTCCTGCAGGTGGGTTTAGGTGGTGCCTTCTGGCTTAATATCCTGCTGACCCTGTGTGGCTACATTCCCGGAATTGTTCATGCCGTCTGGGTGATTGCGCGCCGCTAA
- the dsrB gene encoding protein DsrB — MKVNQQVTVKTDGGPRRVGTVLAVEEFNEGTMYLVALEDYPLGIWFFNESGHEDGVFVQPHS; from the coding sequence ATGAAGGTGAATCAGCAGGTGACGGTAAAAACGGACGGCGGTCCTCGCCGGGTCGGCACGGTTCTGGCAGTGGAAGAGTTTAACGAAGGGACGATGTATCTGGTCGCGCTGGAAGACTATCCGCTGGGGATCTGGTTCTTTAATGAATCGGGTCATGAAGATGGCGTTTTCGTTCAACCCCACTCCTGA
- the rcsA gene encoding transcriptional regulator RcsA: MPTIIMDPCNYTRTGLINYMTTKGIKSKNITPVNGIDRLQTCCQQMHPGVVFINEDCFINEPEASQQIRNAIVQHPDTLFFIFMAISNNHFEEYLYVRKNLIITSKSIKPATLDQLLSSYFQQRLNISSRQSAGKDVHPLTLSQTESNMLRMWMSGHDTSQISDRMQIKVKTVSSHKGNIKRKIKTHNKQVIYHVVRLMDNVTSGIYVNVRQG; the protein is encoded by the coding sequence ATGCCAACGATAATTATGGACCCATGTAATTATACCCGCACGGGGTTGATCAACTATATGACAACCAAAGGGATTAAAAGCAAGAATATAACGCCGGTGAACGGCATCGATCGGCTGCAAACCTGCTGCCAGCAGATGCATCCGGGCGTGGTGTTTATCAACGAGGACTGCTTCATTAATGAACCCGAAGCAAGCCAGCAGATCCGCAATGCGATCGTGCAGCACCCGGACACGCTATTCTTCATATTCATGGCTATCTCTAACAACCATTTTGAAGAATACCTTTACGTTCGCAAGAACCTGATTATTACCTCTAAATCCATTAAGCCCGCCACGCTGGACCAGCTGTTAAGCAGTTACTTCCAGCAGCGGCTGAATATCTCGTCACGCCAGTCTGCGGGCAAAGACGTTCATCCCCTGACGCTCAGCCAGACGGAATCGAATATGCTAAGAATGTGGATGTCCGGCCACGATACGAGCCAGATTTCCGACCGAATGCAGATCAAGGTGAAGACCGTCTCATCGCACAAGGGCAATATTAAGCGGAAAATTAAGACGCACAATAAGCAGGTGATCTATCACGTCGTTCGGCTGATGGATAATGTGACCAGCGGTATTTACGTCAACGTGCGGCAGGGTTAA
- a CDS encoding DUF2767 family protein, producing MKRDVLSEEYYDEVCRVIGDAAIVLTEDGHNISRGMIASLLKQTRHNRGDANRDEQKVLEHAIRLIKPD from the coding sequence ATGAAACGTGATGTGCTCAGCGAAGAATATTATGATGAGGTTTGTCGGGTTATTGGCGATGCGGCGATTGTCCTGACGGAAGATGGCCATAATATTTCCCGGGGAATGATTGCCAGCCTGCTGAAGCAGACGCGCCACAATCGGGGGGATGCTAACCGCGATGAGCAAAAGGTTCTGGAACACGCCATTCGGTTAATAAAGCCCGATTAA
- a CDS encoding GGDEF domain-containing protein produces the protein MPNNKNRIHQVIVLFFFAILLSVIGLSFRNFESMSIFWPGNAVLLGLLIRFPALDNRVSLLVLFFGMLATDLCWGTPAMISVGVNFSNITFIAAARWVLLTRHFTRPYPRRLQSLMRIFPASIAGALVCAAIGGVVSERYFHDELFKAWFSWFSEQMSTSILLLPAVISLPRRDELRAILRKTFESSLLPLVALLVSTAISIWVGGGGSLLFPLPALLWCAISYPLFITCCLTLVTGISEIILVAGNVLNIQGENDLFRIDSLSAARLGVAAMTISPLIVSLSIEANQRLVARVTRRADYDLLTGALTRSGLSSRLQALLASRNRPPGFSGALFLVDIDRFKNINDTWGHAAGDYVLAKTVQCIQQALPPTALVCRMGGEEFLVLLESANEPRAFLLANRLRNSIENNAVLLNGNDLSVTASMGISLLNINSVQALDEAINRADEQLYVAKSSGRNQVRPEFVL, from the coding sequence ATGCCAAACAATAAAAATCGTATTCACCAGGTCATTGTTCTGTTTTTTTTCGCCATTCTGCTCTCGGTTATTGGCCTGAGCTTTCGTAATTTCGAATCCATGTCGATCTTTTGGCCGGGCAATGCGGTACTGCTGGGATTGCTGATCCGTTTTCCGGCTCTGGATAACCGCGTTTCGCTGCTGGTGCTGTTTTTCGGCATGCTGGCCACCGATTTATGCTGGGGTACACCGGCGATGATCTCGGTCGGGGTTAATTTCTCCAATATCACCTTTATCGCCGCGGCGCGCTGGGTATTGCTGACCCGCCACTTCACCCGCCCGTATCCCCGCCGCCTGCAGTCGCTGATGCGGATTTTCCCGGCGTCCATCGCCGGTGCGCTGGTCTGTGCCGCCATCGGGGGCGTGGTCAGCGAGCGCTATTTCCATGATGAACTGTTCAAGGCCTGGTTCTCATGGTTTTCGGAGCAGATGTCGACCTCAATCCTCCTGCTGCCGGCGGTCATCAGTCTGCCGCGCCGTGATGAACTGCGTGCGATACTGCGAAAAACCTTCGAGAGTTCGCTGCTGCCGCTGGTGGCCCTGCTGGTGAGCACGGCAATCAGCATCTGGGTGGGCGGCGGCGGAAGCCTGCTGTTCCCCCTTCCCGCGCTGCTGTGGTGCGCCATCAGTTATCCGCTGTTTATCACCTGTTGCCTGACGCTGGTCACCGGCATCAGCGAGATCATTCTGGTGGCCGGAAACGTCCTGAATATCCAGGGAGAGAATGACCTGTTCCGCATCGACAGCCTGTCGGCGGCACGGCTGGGCGTGGCCGCCATGACCATCAGCCCGTTAATCGTTTCCCTCAGCATTGAGGCCAATCAGCGTCTGGTTGCACGCGTCACCCGCCGGGCGGATTACGATCTGCTGACCGGGGCGCTGACCCGCAGCGGCCTGTCGTCTCGCCTGCAGGCGCTGCTGGCGTCGCGCAATCGTCCACCCGGCTTTTCCGGGGCGCTGTTTCTGGTTGATATCGATCGCTTTAAAAATATTAACGATACCTGGGGCCATGCCGCCGGGGATTATGTGCTGGCGAAAACCGTGCAGTGCATCCAGCAGGCGCTACCGCCAACCGCGCTGGTCTGCCGTATGGGGGGAGAAGAGTTCCTGGTGCTGCTTGAGTCGGCAAACGAACCGCGGGCGTTTCTGCTGGCGAACAGGCTGCGTAACAGTATTGAAAATAACGCCGTCCTGCTTAACGGCAACGATTTGAGCGTCACGGCCAGCATGGGTATCAGCCTGCTGAATATCAACAGCGTACAGGCGCTGGACGAAGCGATTAATCGCGCCGATGAGCAACTCTATGTGGCCAAAAGCAGCGGCAGGAACCAGGTCAGACCGGAATTCGTTCTCTAA